In the Solibacillus sp. FSL K6-1523 genome, one interval contains:
- the yhbH gene encoding sporulation protein YhbH, which yields MSEKEQNRFVVSQENWSLHRKGHQDQQRHNEKVKEAIKNNLPELISDESIILSNGDKTIKIPIRSLDEYKIRYNYDKSKHVGQGQGDSQVGDVVAREPGSGKSAGAGKGKEAGDKPGEDYFETEVNIEEIQGLLFQELELPNLQQKEAADITTEKIEFNDIRKKGLMGNVDKKRTIMTAIKRNAMHGKAAISPIFNDDLRFKTWDEVVKPESKAVVLAMMDVSGSMGNFEKSCARSFFFWMIKFLRSKYETVEIEFIAHHTIAKTVTEQEFFTRGESGGTICSSAYAKALELIDQKYHPARYNIYPVHFSDGENLTMDNEKSLKLVQELMKVSSMFGYGEVNESNRTSALMMTFKKIDDPKFRFSIIKRRQEVYDALKEIFKKQEADL from the coding sequence ATGAGTGAAAAAGAACAAAACCGTTTTGTTGTCTCACAGGAAAATTGGTCTCTCCATCGAAAAGGTCACCAAGATCAGCAGCGTCATAATGAAAAAGTAAAAGAAGCCATCAAAAATAATTTACCGGAATTAATAAGTGATGAAAGCATCATTTTGTCGAATGGTGACAAGACAATCAAAATTCCAATCCGTTCTTTAGATGAATACAAAATCCGCTATAACTATGATAAGTCAAAACATGTTGGGCAAGGTCAAGGAGATAGTCAAGTGGGAGATGTTGTGGCGCGGGAACCCGGTAGTGGAAAAAGTGCCGGTGCTGGGAAAGGGAAAGAAGCGGGAGATAAACCAGGGGAAGATTATTTTGAAACAGAAGTAAATATTGAAGAAATACAAGGCCTGTTGTTTCAAGAATTAGAGTTACCTAATTTACAACAAAAAGAAGCGGCGGATATTACGACAGAAAAGATTGAGTTCAATGATATTCGGAAAAAAGGGCTAATGGGAAATGTTGATAAGAAACGAACAATTATGACGGCGATTAAACGTAATGCGATGCACGGGAAAGCCGCGATTAGCCCGATTTTTAATGATGATCTCCGTTTTAAAACGTGGGATGAGGTCGTTAAACCGGAATCAAAAGCGGTCGTGCTTGCGATGATGGATGTCAGTGGTTCGATGGGGAATTTTGAAAAATCTTGTGCAAGAAGCTTTTTCTTTTGGATGATTAAGTTTTTACGTTCCAAGTACGAAACGGTCGAAATTGAATTTATCGCGCACCATACGATCGCGAAAACCGTGACAGAGCAAGAGTTTTTTACGAGGGGAGAAAGTGGCGGTACGATTTGTTCTTCCGCTTATGCCAAAGCATTAGAGTTGATCGATCAAAAATATCACCCTGCTCGTTACAATATTTACCCAGTGCATTTTTCAGATGGCGAAAATTTAACAATGGATAATGAAAAGAGTTTGAAATTGGTGCAGGAGCTTATGAAAGTATCAAGCATGTTTGGCTACGGAGAGGTTAATGAATCGAACAGGACTTCTGCGTTAATGATGACCTTTAAAAAAATTGATGATCCAAAATTCCGCTTCTCGATTATTAAAAGAAGACAGGAAGTATATGATGCGTTAAAGGAAATCTTCAAAAAACAGGAAGCCGATTTGTAA
- a CDS encoding ATP-binding protein, which produces MTELTTYTFEPKVNPSREFLEIASDFSNPLDIVREAISNSFDAKAKNIYLLFEIATIKGRKRLKITIRDDGEGMNEEGINSFFDLGNSSRRDIKDIDTTLIGEKGHGTKIYFNSDYVNVITGQNGKEYTALMLEPLSALYDNKLPTIDVNIQNKEFKGTYIEIIGYNNDERSVFTHDIIKDHIYWFTKFGSFENIFDNICPYNDIKIHLKGLDKDHDEVEVLTFGHIFPEESENLNKLLEKYLSDAPDHFVKRLTYDGTLEKFPDIEYQAVFYIEGNKAKQKYNPMIRRSGYKAPEGAYKVQDRYGIWLCKDFIPVQRKNDWITKKGSEYTKFHAFFNCQDLKLTANRGSLDNTSSEILEAIQSKVVDIYNDIIESSYWEDLEYLEQSSQAFLSERKEEKNYETRKKHILQNKIAIFNEHILREPRQEHGVFALYHTLDILKPDLFPFEIVDYDTHAGIDVLAQLRKGSVSLEKDALFFVEFKNILKNSFNHSFNRLYGIVCFKTELKNNDVVVDAFETSRTFRCYPKDDNTQYTQYFLEDERHSHKIEVIVLEEYLFERLNLKFTKQKI; this is translated from the coding sequence ATGACTGAATTAACAACATATACATTTGAGCCTAAAGTTAATCCAAGCCGAGAATTTTTAGAGATTGCATCAGATTTCTCAAATCCACTAGACATCGTACGTGAAGCAATTAGTAATTCTTTTGATGCCAAAGCCAAAAATATTTATTTATTATTTGAAATTGCTACTATTAAAGGTAGAAAGAGACTCAAAATCACTATAAGAGATGATGGTGAAGGTATGAATGAAGAAGGTATTAATTCCTTCTTTGATTTGGGCAATTCATCTAGACGTGATATTAAGGATATTGATACAACATTAATTGGTGAAAAGGGGCATGGTACAAAAATCTATTTTAACTCAGATTACGTAAATGTTATTACTGGGCAAAATGGTAAAGAATATACTGCATTAATGCTAGAACCATTAAGTGCTTTATATGATAATAAACTTCCAACTATTGATGTTAACATTCAAAATAAAGAGTTCAAAGGTACATATATTGAAATTATCGGATATAACAATGATGAAAGATCTGTTTTTACCCATGATATAATCAAAGACCATATTTATTGGTTCACAAAATTTGGTTCATTCGAAAATATCTTTGATAATATTTGTCCTTATAATGATATAAAAATTCATTTAAAAGGGCTCGACAAAGATCATGATGAAGTGGAAGTGTTAACTTTCGGACACATATTCCCAGAGGAGTCCGAAAACTTGAACAAACTATTAGAAAAGTATTTGTCGGATGCACCTGATCACTTCGTAAAAAGATTGACTTATGATGGCACATTAGAAAAGTTTCCCGATATCGAATATCAAGCAGTTTTCTATATTGAAGGAAACAAGGCAAAGCAAAAATACAATCCAATGATACGAAGAAGTGGATATAAAGCTCCTGAAGGGGCTTATAAAGTTCAAGATCGTTATGGAATTTGGCTTTGTAAAGATTTTATTCCTGTCCAAAGAAAAAATGATTGGATTACAAAAAAAGGATCTGAATACACAAAGTTTCATGCATTTTTCAACTGCCAAGATTTAAAGCTTACTGCCAATCGTGGTTCTCTTGATAACACATCTTCGGAAATACTTGAAGCTATACAAAGTAAAGTAGTTGATATATACAACGATATTATTGAGAGTAGTTATTGGGAGGATTTAGAGTATTTAGAACAAAGTTCTCAAGCCTTCCTAAGTGAGAGGAAGGAAGAGAAAAATTATGAAACGCGAAAAAAACACATTTTACAAAATAAGATAGCTATTTTTAATGAGCATATATTAAGAGAACCTCGACAAGAACATGGTGTGTTTGCTTTATATCATACATTAGATATTTTGAAACCAGATTTATTTCCTTTTGAAATTGTAGATTATGATACACATGCAGGAATAGATGTATTAGCCCAATTAAGAAAGGGTAGCGTGAGTCTAGAAAAAGATGCTTTATTTTTTGTTGAATTCAAGAATATTTTAAAGAACTCATTCAACCATTCATTTAATCGTCTTTATGGTATCGTTTGCTTTAAAACAGAACTTAAAAATAATGATGTTGTTGTTGATGCATTTGAAACTTCCCGTACTTTTAGATGTTATCCAAAAGACGATAACACTCAATATACGCAATATTTCTTAGAAGATGAAAGACATTCACATAAAATTGAAGTCATTGTCCTCGAAGAATATTTGTTCGAAAGATTAAATCTAAAATTTACAAAACAAAAAATCTAA
- a CDS encoding helix-turn-helix domain-containing protein, translating into MTSKIRVKIHELVKQRGISLRELSRLTDIRHATLSELANHKRQNINFNHIEKIADTLELNDIREIIDLIEIKDK; encoded by the coding sequence ATGACAAGTAAAATCAGGGTAAAAATTCATGAACTAGTCAAGCAGAGAGGGATTTCATTAAGAGAATTATCTCGGTTAACAGATATACGCCACGCTACTTTAAGTGAATTAGCTAATCACAAGAGGCAAAATATTAACTTTAACCATATCGAGAAAATTGCTGACACTTTAGAGCTAAATGATATTAGAGAAATCATTGACCTTATAGAAATCAAAGACAAATAA
- a CDS encoding SpoVR family protein yields MERELGRAIDEITEIAVGFGLDFYPMRYEICPADIIYTFGAYGMPTRFTHWSFGKQFHKMKLQYDLGLSQIYELVINSNPCYAFLLDTNSLIQNKLIIAHVLAHCDFFKNNVRFSNTRRDMVESMTATAERIASYEILYGKDEVEKFLDAVLAIQEHIDPSILRPKLFAPEEDEVEEIQIIKTPYDDLWKMGETENSPPPVKLKKKKFPVQPEKDLLLFIEENSRELEEWQRDILTMLREEMLYFWPQLETKIMNEGWASYWHQRIMRELNLTTSETIEYAKLNAGVVQPSKTTINPYYLGVKIFEHIEKKYDNPTDEMKRFGAKPNAGREKIFEVREIESDVSFIRNYLSKELVNEEDLYVFAKKGQEYKITDKDHEEVKNQLISMRVNGGFPYIVVEDGDYSRSGELYLKHGYEGMELDPTYLEHVLPYIYQLWGRPVYLETILENKAIIYMFDGKKGSRRFK; encoded by the coding sequence ATGGAAAGAGAGCTTGGCCGAGCAATTGACGAGATTACGGAAATTGCAGTAGGGTTTGGTTTAGACTTTTATCCAATGCGTTATGAAATTTGTCCGGCTGATATTATTTATACTTTCGGTGCTTACGGAATGCCCACGCGCTTTACCCACTGGAGTTTCGGGAAACAATTTCATAAAATGAAGCTGCAATATGATTTAGGACTCAGCCAAATTTATGAACTGGTTATTAACTCCAATCCTTGCTATGCATTTTTACTCGATACGAATTCATTAATACAAAATAAACTCATTATCGCGCATGTGTTAGCGCATTGCGATTTCTTTAAAAATAATGTGCGCTTCTCCAATACGAGACGAGATATGGTCGAGAGTATGACCGCAACAGCAGAACGGATTGCGAGCTATGAAATTTTATACGGGAAAGATGAAGTTGAAAAGTTTTTGGATGCTGTGCTTGCTATCCAGGAGCATATAGACCCTTCCATATTACGACCGAAATTATTTGCACCAGAGGAAGATGAAGTGGAAGAAATTCAAATTATAAAAACACCATATGATGATTTATGGAAAATGGGGGAGACAGAAAATTCACCGCCACCAGTTAAACTGAAAAAGAAAAAATTCCCCGTGCAACCGGAAAAAGATTTATTGTTATTTATTGAAGAAAATAGTCGTGAATTGGAAGAGTGGCAGCGTGATATATTAACGATGCTACGTGAAGAAATGCTGTACTTTTGGCCGCAATTAGAAACAAAAATTATGAATGAAGGTTGGGCCTCGTATTGGCATCAACGCATTATGCGGGAGCTAAATTTAACAACATCGGAAACGATTGAGTATGCGAAGTTAAATGCTGGTGTTGTGCAACCGTCAAAAACGACAATTAATCCTTATTATTTAGGGGTCAAAATATTTGAACACATTGAAAAGAAATACGATAACCCGACAGATGAAATGAAGCGTTTCGGTGCAAAACCAAATGCGGGGCGCGAGAAAATATTTGAAGTACGAGAAATTGAATCGGACGTTTCCTTTATTCGAAATTATTTATCAAAGGAATTAGTCAATGAAGAAGACTTGTATGTTTTTGCGAAAAAGGGTCAGGAGTATAAAATTACAGACAAGGATCATGAGGAAGTAAAAAATCAGCTTATTTCCATGCGTGTAAATGGAGGATTTCCATATATCGTTGTAGAAGATGGTGACTATTCGCGAAGTGGGGAATTATACTTAAAGCATGGCTATGAAGGAATGGAATTAGATCCGACTTATTTAGAACATGTTTTGCCGTATATTTATCAGCTTTGGGGGCGCCCTGTTTATTTGGAAACGATATTAGAAAATAAAGCAATTATTTATATGTTTGATGGTAAAAAAGGGAGCCGTAGATTTAAGTAA